In Mytilus edulis chromosome 4, xbMytEdul2.2, whole genome shotgun sequence, the following proteins share a genomic window:
- the LOC139521621 gene encoding uncharacterized protein produces MDIERYSSYQNLLRITAYMYRFINNCRNNDKLTGNLSVNEIQTASTSWIRDSQLRKYPDVIESLNNKSEKNALVKQLRLYMDKLNIIRCGGRINNAPIDESAKFPVLIPNKDRLCKLIVMDAHARNFHSGLESTVTFIRQSYWFPSIRQCVKSILRNCVTCRKITGRPYLTPDPPPLPSDRLNDSPPFTVTGVDFTGALNVRTKSNSISKAYICLFTCANTRAVHLEIVEDLTEQTFILAFRRFSTQIATKNHDV; encoded by the coding sequence ATGGATATAGAACGCTACAGCTCATACCAAAACCTTTTGCGTATAACAGCATACATGTACAGATTCATAAACAACTGTAGAAATAATGACAAACTAACAGGAAATCTTAGTGTCAATGAAATTCAGACTGCTTCGACTTCATGGATCCGAGATTCGCAACTGCGTAAATACCCGGATGTTATTGAGAGTTTAAACAACAAATCAGAGAAAAATGCGCTAGTGAAGCAACTTAGATTGTACATGGACAAATTGAACATTATCCGTTGTGGCGGGAGAATTAACAATGCACCTATTGATGAATCAGCTAAATTTCCAGTACTAATACCGAACAAAGACAGACTTTGTAAATTAATTGTTATGGATGCACACGCAAGGAATTTTCACTCTGGATTAGAAAGTACAGTGACATTTATTCGCCAGTCTTACTGGTTTCCGTCGATTCGACAATGTGTGAAATCAATACTCCGTAATTGCGTTACTTGCCGTAAAATTACAGGAAGACCCTATCTTACACCCGACCCACCACCACTGCCGTCCGACAGACTTAATGATTCACCACCGTTTACCGTAACCGGTGTCGACTTCACAGGAGCATTGAATGTGAGAACAAAAAGCAACAGTATTAGTAAAGCATATATTTGTCTATTCACCTGCGCTAACACTAGAGCTGTGCATTTGGAAATCGTTGAAGACCTTACAGAACAAACATTCATTCTAGCGTTTAGGAGATTCTCCACGCAAATCGCTACCAAAAATCATGATGTCTGA